A stretch of DNA from Tigriopus californicus strain San Diego chromosome 8, Tcal_SD_v2.1, whole genome shotgun sequence:
ATGGCCCAATACTTCTTTGGTCCAAGTTAGCTTTTTTAGGTTAAACAGTTGGGCGAAAATctcattcaagaaaatgacGATCTAGATCCTTTTTCTCTTCTGGTTTTGCATGGCCTGTTTGATGGGCATTTGGTTGACAAGGACTTGATTGGGTTTTCTGTGAAACAAGTATGGTGCAGTTGGCCCTTGGGTAAGAGTACAAGATTTATGGAGTCATCCATTCGATTGTGAGATCTGAACATAAATGTCAGTCCAGCCTTGTTACCACTCAATACAACATCAGCTTTAACGACTTTCGAGTTTCGACCCGGACAACAATAGTATTCCAAGACGAGCAAGACTTTGCAAGAATTCATCACctacttttctctttttttgcaacgACTTCTGAAAGATGAACAGCTGcaacaaagaaaatgtgttttattaCTGGTTCCTGGTTAAGTTCCCTGAGGCTCCTTTACTTGACGGAGAGTTGAAAGCAGAAAGAAAGATAATCcatctctctcactctctccagctctttttttctgttttagTTGAATACGATTGCAATTCTTTGCGACCCGCTCCTCGAGATGTGTTCTACTTCCAGAATGCCAACTTTCCCAATGATCAAAGTGATCCTTCTATGTGCCTCTTTGGAATCTCGATTCTGAATGCGAACATCTGTCAACTCAGGTATTATATGGCCTTGTGCTCAACGTGTGAGACACGTCAATCCCCGAATTGACTTGAGACCTATGGGACATTGACGTGCGATCGATTCAACACTCTTTTTTAGGCTTGATTTTGAGGAATTCGATCTCGATTCGGGATCGAGTTTGACCTCACCATGTGACCGGGACAGTTTGGAGATCCTTAGCACGGGGATGTCGGATCTTGGAATGGGCAAGCTCTGTGGCAACAACCAAGACCAGCATTTGTACATCCCGGTGATTAATGATCGATCCCAACCCATGATCAGAATCATGACCGAGGATCGAATGCTCAACGTGTCTCAACCCTATAAATATAGAATTAGAGTCACGCAAATTGATTGCAACTCCAAGGATCCATTGATGAACGCTCTAAAAGGTAATCGTTAACCATTTCCAGCCCATGTGACTTGGTAGGGTTTCAACTTTCTTTACCCACAAGAAACGGAACGAGTATGTATTAAAGGTTTGAATTGGTATCAGCCTATTGGATTGACAGTCCTTTATTGGAGATGAAATTGGAGACGACGTCTGCAATCTTCCACTTTCATCGTGGCTAGAGGCTCCTCGAgctcatttttctccaaagaCATCGTTTGGCAAGTTCTTGCAGGGGAAAATGCCTGAGAACTTTTTAGTCAAAGTTTGGTAGAATAAGGGTGAAATACCACCTATCTCAGTGGCACTCTGGCACTCTGGCACGCTGGCACCCTTTCTGGCCTTTCTGGTTTTGGCTCCATGTATAAGCCGACCGTGGTTATTGATCACTCCAAAGTTCCTATGACAAACCCCGGGGAAGTGAAGCAACCCATTTGTATAAGAGCCCGCAGAGATGATATTGGAAAGGCTCCAGGAAACGTGTCGTTAAACTTTTTCTCTCATTCCAGCCCCAGACAATTGCCTCCAATATTTCGTGGAACGCCGAGGCACGATCCAAAGTTTCAATTGGCGACCCGACTTGCCACGAGTGTACCAAAAGAACCAAAACTACGCCATTTGCTTTCGAAGAGAGCCTTCAGACTGCCAAATGTCTTTGAAGCGAGCTCAAAACGCCCCggccttttccaccagcgttgGTCAAGCCACTGGATACACCAAATTCTGTGCCGTCGACAATGGTTAGGCCCCATCTTTTTTATCCCTATTCTTCTCTGCTTCTCTTCTTCTGCTCTTTGCCTGCTAGCTAGCTGGAAAAACCATCCTCCCCATTCATTTCCCAGTAATTTATGCCCATATCAATTACcctgttgatgttgttgttgttgttgttattgtttatttgATAGGCTGTGGGTTCGAAGAATGCTCCAAGGCCTTGACGGGAATCATTGGGAGCGTGACGTTGGATCATTTACAAATCAATGCCTTTCATCGGAGCTCGGCCATGCCCGCCACACCCGTTCAGGGCAAGTCAGAATATGAGGCCTCGGCCTTTTTTTGCGGAGTCGGTCTGGGCGCAGATACCCCGGGTATTGGCGATGGAGAGGACATCCGTGATGGAGTCATTGTCCAGAGCAAAGGCCCATTTGTGCTGAGGTTCTTCACCGATGATGAGAATGGTCAACCAAACACACCAACGGTCCCGACCCCTGGACCACAAAAGATCAATGAGCTGGGATTCAGTATTGACTATCAGATCATGGGTAATTGCCAGAACCTGGACATTGGGATCCTCTAGATCCCCTCTCTTTATACCATGCGTGTACTTGTACTTCTACCCACGTTTCCCATATTGTTGGGGGGGCACCGTAATAAATAAAGTGTAttgcaaagaagaagaatgttgTGCTCGGTTCTCTCTAATTCAGAAGTGGTTATGTCATAAAACTCGGTGAAAAGAGTAGGCCTCTGGGTTGATCATGATTTTATGGGTTGGATATGAGCCCATAAAAAACGGTAGTCACACAAAAATCGCAATCGTGAGCCGATTTATTGGACTTTGCCAACCAAAGTAGCGTGCCGCGACCCGCTTTACTCAATGGGTAGCCATTCTCGGGTTTATGTCAAACCCGCACGATATAGAACCGTACATTAACCCCCATTTCGAATCTGAGGAGAAGTCCACATGAAGCCGCTCGTGGAAATTAGACTTTCTCCCAAATTAGGGAGATATCTTTTCTTGATTCCTTAGTGGAACAGGCCCGAAATCAATGCTCAATGCTACTATTCCCATCTCTATTCTTTTCTCATTATTCTCAAGACCTTTCGTTTCGCTCGAGGGTTGAACGCAAGCCCAGGTCAAAGAACTTCGGTTTATTTCACTCTCAGGTTGGAGATGTCTTGGTCAAACGAGAACGCTATAGACTCGGCTGGATGAAGAGCCTACAATCCTCCTACATTATTTGGTGCTTAACCCCAGGCAGATGGTTTTACCCAGCTGACCTGTCACTGGTCAAGAGGATTGACTTGGCAGGCCTGTCAAACCCAAGGCACTACCACTTCCTGGCTGGCTGCTGTTGACCGACCCGGCAACCTACCCGAAGGTTTAAAGAGCATCCGAATTTGCTCCCTGGCCAAACCATAATATTGCAATGGATTGATGGTGTTTTCTTTCTATAAACAATGCTCTTCAAGGTGGTTTTGGTGCTGATGTGCTTCCAGATCAAGCCAAAGAGTGCAAGGTTGAAGTTTGGTAAGTAAACAACATAAACATGTTTTTCCAACCTCTGGTCGTGGTGGATTCATTCACAGAAAAAGCTCGTTAAGACAAATCAGGCAATGATCTGATTAGGTATTCTTCAGGACAGCTCAGCTCATCAGAGACGGTTCTGATGATGATCTAAATTTAATGAAGGATCGCTGATTGtttgtttccaaatttgattACCAGATTTAACAAAGCTCGAATCTGTTTATTATTGGCTTTTGTGATGATGGTTTTATGCTTAACGACCAAGAGTCTATCATTAGCGGCGGATCGAATCTTGCCATTGGCAGCCATGGAAGAAGTAGATAGAATGGCCTGGAACTAACTAATCATTCTGAGAGGGCCAAAGGCTAGAAACAGAATAGTACAAAAGGCCAACAACCTTCATGCAggttcctttctttcttacaGACTATCGGTTTACCTCTTCGGTGGGCTTGTTTCCGAGTGTGTTTAACATCGCTGAAggagcagatattttcgtgaaTGCCACTTGTGGTCAATATGAATCCGAGGTCTATTGTACCCTGGCTGGACTCGATAAACAACGCGAGCAATGTGGAGTGTGCGATGGATCCAAACCAGCCAAGGCCCATCACATGGAACAGGCCTTGGATGGCGAGGAGACCTGGTGGCAATCCCCGTCACTGCAATATGGATCCGAGTACAATTTTGTGACCATCACGGTCGATTTGAAGAAGGCAAGAAGTTGGCTGGTCTGGCCTTTCGTTGCTTCGTTcccaagaggaacaagaaacGTGAAAGGACTCTTTCGTTAATTGACCTGGTTGTTTCATGTTCGTTTCCTTAATTTACGGGGATTGCGTGAGCTTTCTCTTGGTCCCACGGCTGATCCCTAAAAAGGATCTCATTTAGGAGTTGGTTGTTGTGTGACCTTGCTCACACTTGGAACAGGATCATATGCTTcctcgttccatttttcaaatcaagtttttcTCTCTTCGGCGGCAGGCAGAGTTCAGTACAACGCGCGTTGTTCACACCCTTTGCTTGTCGAGGcctttcatttccttttatTTGATTTATGACCTGTGGGAGGAAAAGGGGGAGGAGGGAtggggaaaatgaaaaacacaGGCCAGGATCGAAAATATGGTTTATCAATATAGTACCGAGGGAAAATTGTCCAGCCATTAAAGCCGGTGCCCCGGGTCGTAAATAATCAGCAAAAGTTTTCATTTCTCTTCCCAAGGTGTTCCAAGTTGCGTACATTCTCATCCAATCTGGACCCTCGCCCAGACCCGGGAATTGGATCCTGGAGCGTTCCATTAACGGCCAACAATGGGCACCGTGGCAATTTTTTGCCCTGAGCGATGAAGAATGTTGGCATGCCTTTGGAGTTGAGCCTCGCAAAGGGAAGCCCAAATACGAATTTGACGAGGAAGTGATTTGCACGTCCTACTTCTCGGGCTTGGAGCCTAAAGAGAACGGCGAGGTGAGCGACGCTACGACggccttttttgtcaaaggaCGTTTTGATTGCAAAATATTCGACGCAGATAAAAGAACGTCATTTCGAAAGCAGAGGCTGTACCTTTTAGCCAAAGGAAATAGACGCCGTCGTGAAAAGTAGAAACGCAGGAAACAAAGGCTATGAAACCCACTCGCTCAAGAATGTCTTGTGTCAAAAAGCAATATCGACTCAAAACACACACTCTTCCACAACAAAGTCAGCCACCAATTCAGTTCTGTACAGAGGGTCCTTTGACATTCACAACGAACACACGCACACCCACACCCATACGTATACAGAGGCCGAGGCTGCCCCACATACATTTCTCTTTGTTCTTCCGATGGTTGATGTACCGTAAATGGAATAGTTAACCTTGGAGGGAACACCTGACTCAGTCTCAGGGGAGTCCCATGAGGCTGCTGATGATGAATGGAAAGATGATTTGCTCTTTTAATGAGTTTCGCAAATAGAGCTTGCGGTGGCAGTCTTGAGGGTGGTTGAAAGAAGCTTTAGAAAACGTAGGATTCtccaaatgaatgaaggaCCTTCTTTCACTTCTTGTTTGCTTCCACccaagaaaagagaagaaaaaacttgGCAACAAGACCTCACGACTACGTTGATGTTTTTGGGTATTTTATGTAAATGAGTGTGAACAGCGAcaacttttttccttctcgaCTCCCtttactttctttctttctttcagtcGCTTTTTCGggtaaaaatagaaataaaaaaagcattgCAATTCCAAGGAAAGTCTCTCGGGGATTTTCTCAAGCGTATTTCATCCCAAATGGGTTGGCTCAGCATCGGGGAAATCATCCATCACCGTGACCATTTTCTTGATTCAAttcgattgattgatttctctTCAAGGTTCACATCAGTTTAGTGAATGGTCGTCCAGGAGCCTCAGGACCTTCGCAAACACTCTTGGACTTCACTCAGGCCCGAT
This window harbors:
- the LOC131884885 gene encoding uncharacterized protein LOC131884885; the encoded protein is MKDLSTLIHLTCLLFLASIALAAENLTKSTSILGSARDKRFLGLFNLIQFANTQCNASATSELSGVCYTQSECQSFGGRAAGDCALGFGVCCVFEYDCNSLRPAPRDVFYFQNANFPNDQSDPSMCLFGISILNANICQLRLDFEEFDLDSGSSLTSPCDRDSLEILSTGMSDLGMGKLCGNNQDQHLYIPVINDRSQPMIRIMTEDRMLNVSQPYKYRIRVTQIDCNSKDPLMNALKAPDNCLQYFVERRGTIQSFNWRPDLPRVYQKNQNYAICFRREPSDCQMSLKRAQNAPAFSTSVGQATGYTKFCAVDNGCGFEECSKALTGIIGSVTLDHLQINAFHRSSAMPATPVQGKSEYEASAFFCGVGLGADTPGIGDGEDIRDGVIVQSKGPFVLRFFTDDENGQPNTPTVPTPGPQKINELGFSIDYQIMGNCQNLDIGIL